A genomic window from Quercus lobata isolate SW786 chromosome 10, ValleyOak3.0 Primary Assembly, whole genome shotgun sequence includes:
- the LOC115962974 gene encoding probable F-box protein At4g22030, whose protein sequence is MASVLLLPSSSSSCCCSRKINAAIHVPNLPKLSLSLPKIPMRNLGEELNIRDGFINTIPVEKINDRSHNSSTNIVTTQLYALLAAVADRVEMHANIGEQRDNWNTLLLNSINMITLTAATMAGVAATAGGIGMPLLALKLSSTLLYSAATGMLLIMNKIQPSQLAEEQRNATRLFKQLQSQIQTLLAIGTPTQEDVKEVMEKVLALDKAYPLPLLGAMLEKFPAKFEPAVWWPKNQVLQKKNFLHEGKQCDNGWSEELEMEMREIVKVVEREDIEDYVRLGNLALKINKTLAISGPLLTGIAALGSAFVGNGSWAPIVAVAAGALASTVNAFEHGGQVGMVIEMYRNCGGFFQLLQESIETTLEERDLEKRENGELFEMKVALKLGRSLSQLRELARKSASSRVDEFASKLF, encoded by the coding sequence ATGGCTTCAGTTCTTCTATTaccttcgtcttcttcttcatgtTGTTGTTCAAGGAAAATCAATGCCGCTATTCATGTCCCAAATcttccaaaactctctctctcacttccaAAAATACCAATGAGAAATCTAGGTGAGGAACTGAATATAAGAGACGGGTTCATAAACACAATCCCAGTAGAAAAGATCAATGATAGATCACACAACTCTAGTACAAATATTGTTACCACTCAACTCTATGCTCTCTTGGCGGCCGTTGCTGATAGAGTAGAGATGCACGCCAACATTGGAGAACAACGTGACaattggaacacccttcttcTAAACTCCATCAACATGATAACTCTCACAGCTGCAACAATGGCTGGTGTTGCAGCCACAGCTGGTGGCATTGGAATGCCCCTTTTGGCTTTGAAATTATCGTCTACTCTTTTGTATTCCGCGGCCACCGGAATGTTGCTAATAATGAACAAAATTCAGCCTTCACAGCTTGCTGAAGAACAACGTAATGCTACAAGATTGTTCAAGCAGCTCCAGAGCCAAATCCAAACCTTGCTCGCCATTGGAACTCCAACTCAAGAAGATGTGAAGGAGGTGATGGAAAAAGTTTTGGCCCTTGATAAAGCCTACCCACTTCCCTTGCTTGGTGCAATGCTTGAAAAATTCCCTGCAAAGTTTGAGCCAGCTGTTTGGTGGCCTAAAAATCAAGtactacaaaagaaaaactttttacATGAAGGAAAACAATGTGACAATGGATGGAGTGAGGAACTTGAAATGGAAATGCGAGAGATTGTTAAGGTGGTGGAGAGAGAAGACATTGAGGACTATGTAAGACTTGGCAACTTGGCATTGAAGATCAACAAGACTTTAGCTATCTCAGGTCCATTACTCACAGGCATTGCAGCATTGGGCTCAGCTTTTGTTGGTAATGGATCATGGGCACCAATAGTAGCAGTGGCTGCTGGGGCTTTAGCTAGCACAGTAAATGCTTTTGAGCATGGTGGACAAGTTGGGATGGTGATTGAGATGTATAGAAACTGTGGTGGCTTTTTCCAACTACTGCAAGAGTCAATTGAAACGACACTTGAGGAAAGAGAtttggagaaaagagagaatggGGAATTGTTTGAAATGAAGGTGGCTTTGAAACTTGGGAGAAGCTTATCACAACTCAGAGAACTTGCTAGAAAGTCAGCTTCTTCCCGTGTAGACGAATTCGCAAGCAAACTTTTCTAG